One stretch of Fibrobacter sp. UBA4297 DNA includes these proteins:
- the rpsQ gene encoding 30S ribosomal protein S17, translating to MERNLRKVKQGIVSSDKMDKTITVVVENRKRHPMYNKIMTTTSKLKAHDEKNEAQEGDLVEIMETRPLSATKRWRLVRIVEKKK from the coding sequence ATGGAAAGAAACCTTCGTAAAGTCAAGCAGGGTATCGTCTCCTCCGACAAGATGGACAAGACGATTACGGTTGTGGTCGAAAACCGCAAGCGTCACCCGATGTACAACAAGATCATGACTACGACCAGCAAGCTCAAGGCTCACGATGAAAAGAATGAAGCCCAAGAAGGCGACTTGGTCGAAATCATGGAAACTCGTCCCCTCTCTGCAACGAAGCGCTGGCGCCTCGTCCGCATTGTGGAAAAGAAGAAGTAA
- the rplN gene encoding 50S ribosomal protein L14, translating to MIQEETRLVVADNSGAKEVACIRVLGGTNRRYASIGDVIKVAVKDAIPQSKVKKGSVADAVVVRTAKEIARPDGTFIRFSDNAVVLINKDGEPRGTRIFGPVARELRDKKYMKIISLAPEVL from the coding sequence ATGATTCAAGAAGAAACCAGACTCGTCGTGGCCGATAACAGTGGTGCCAAGGAAGTCGCCTGCATCCGTGTTTTGGGTGGCACAAACCGTCGCTATGCTAGCATCGGTGATGTCATCAAGGTAGCCGTTAAGGACGCTATCCCCCAGAGCAAGGTGAAGAAGGGTTCCGTGGCCGACGCCGTCGTCGTCCGCACAGCTAAAGAAATCGCACGTCCGGACGGAACGTTCATTCGTTTCTCCGACAACGCAGTGGTTCTCATCAACAAGGATGGCGAACCGCGTGGAACCCGTATTTTTGGACCGGTGGCTCGTGAGCTCCGCGACAAGAAGTACATGAAGATCATCTCCCTCGCACCTGAGGTTCTCTAA
- the rplX gene encoding 50S ribosomal protein L24, with amino-acid sequence MANIKKNDNVKVISGANKGKTGTVISVKDGKVTVSGVNVCKRHEKPSQTNQTGGIVEKELPIDISNVMLLEGNTPVRTRIVREKGKKGVRTSVKTGKAV; translated from the coding sequence ATGGCTAACATCAAGAAGAATGATAACGTCAAGGTGATTTCCGGTGCCAACAAGGGCAAGACCGGCACCGTGATCAGTGTCAAGGATGGCAAGGTGACCGTTTCTGGCGTCAACGTCTGCAAGCGTCACGAAAAGCCGTCTCAGACCAATCAGACTGGTGGCATCGTTGAAAAGGAATTGCCGATCGACATTTCCAACGTGATGCTTCTCGAAGGCAACACTCCCGTTCGTACCCGCATCGTTCGCGAAAAGGGTAAGAAGGGCGTTCGTACCAGTGTCAAGACTGGAAAGGCTGTGTAA
- the rplE gene encoding 50S ribosomal protein L5: protein MNQMKQFYLEKVVPALQQKFAYKNVMQIPRLEKIVLNMGVGAASQNRKILDEAADTLTAITGQKAIVTNAKKAVANFHLREGIGIGAKVTLHGDNMWDFLYRFINIDLPRVRDFRGLARRGFDGMGNFTLGIKEQTIFVEIDIDKISRTFGMDISFVTSAKTDDEGRALLEELGLPFRK from the coding sequence ATGAACCAGATGAAGCAATTCTATCTCGAAAAGGTCGTTCCGGCCTTGCAGCAAAAGTTTGCCTACAAGAACGTGATGCAGATTCCGCGTCTCGAAAAGATCGTGCTCAACATGGGCGTGGGCGCCGCTTCCCAGAACCGCAAGATTCTTGACGAAGCTGCTGACACTCTCACTGCTATCACCGGTCAGAAGGCTATTGTCACTAACGCTAAGAAGGCTGTCGCTAACTTCCACCTCCGTGAAGGTATCGGCATCGGTGCTAAGGTCACACTTCATGGCGACAACATGTGGGACTTCCTCTATCGTTTCATCAACATCGACCTTCCGCGTGTCCGCGACTTCCGTGGTCTCGCACGCCGTGGCTTTGATGGCATGGGTAACTTCACTCTCGGCATCAAGGAACAGACGATCTTTGTTGAAATCGACATTGACAAGATTTCCCGTACCTTCGGTATGGACATTTCTTTCGTCACTTCCGCTAAGACGGACGACGAAGGCCGTGCCCTTCTCGAAGAACTTGGACTCCCCTTCAGGAAGTAA
- a CDS encoding type Z 30S ribosomal protein S14 has translation MASRRMIEKCKRTPKYTVRGYNRCKRCGRPHAFMRRFGLCRICFREMALAGEIPGITKSSW, from the coding sequence ATGGCAAGCAGAAGAATGATTGAAAAATGCAAGCGTACTCCGAAGTATACCGTTCGTGGGTACAACCGTTGCAAGCGTTGCGGTAGGCCGCACGCCTTTATGCGCCGCTTTGGCCTTTGCCGTATTTGCTTCCGCGAAATGGCACTCGCCGGCGAAATCCCCGGTATCACAAAGTCGTCTTGGTAA
- the rpsH gene encoding 30S ribosomal protein S8, with the protein MAMTDPIADMLTRIRNASTAKLPVVDIPASNLKRDIARVLQEKGFIKKFVVVDDGKQGILKVLLRYTKGESAIQGLQRVSTPGLRHYVDVAKLPRVRNGLGYAIISTSKGVMTDHEARELKVGGEVIAKVW; encoded by the coding sequence ATGGCAATGACAGATCCTATCGCCGATATGCTCACCCGTATCCGCAATGCCTCTACGGCAAAGCTCCCCGTGGTGGACATTCCTGCCAGCAATCTTAAGCGTGATATTGCACGTGTGTTGCAGGAAAAAGGTTTCATTAAGAAGTTCGTCGTCGTTGATGACGGTAAGCAGGGCATCCTCAAGGTCCTCCTCCGTTACACGAAGGGCGAATCCGCTATCCAGGGCCTCCAGCGCGTTTCTACGCCGGGTCTCCGTCACTACGTTGACGTGGCCAAGCTTCCGCGCGTTCGCAACGGCCTCGGCTATGCTATCATCTCCACATCTAAAGGTGTCATGACTGACCACGAAGCCCGCGAACTCAAGGTGGGTGGCGAAGTCATCGCAAAGGTATGGTAA
- the rplF gene encoding 50S ribosomal protein L6, whose protein sequence is MSRIGKAIITIPAGVKVNVNGQNIKVEGPKGKLETTVHELISIKLDGDKLSFTRPNDEKFTRAMHGTTRALVNNMVEGVTKGFQKTLEIVGVGYRVEQKGKDLNLVLGFSHPVIFKAPEGVELKAVDPLKITISGIDKQKVGQAAAEIRKYRKPEPYKGKGIKYAGEIVRRKQGKKTGK, encoded by the coding sequence ATGTCCCGTATCGGTAAAGCTATTATCACTATCCCGGCTGGCGTTAAGGTTAACGTCAACGGTCAGAACATCAAGGTCGAAGGCCCGAAGGGCAAGCTCGAAACGACTGTTCACGAACTCATCTCCATCAAGCTCGATGGCGACAAGCTCTCCTTCACCCGCCCGAATGATGAAAAGTTCACCCGCGCTATGCACGGCACCACTCGCGCTCTCGTCAATAACATGGTCGAAGGCGTGACCAAGGGTTTCCAGAAGACTCTCGAAATCGTTGGCGTTGGCTACCGCGTAGAACAGAAGGGCAAGGACCTCAACTTGGTTCTCGGCTTCTCTCATCCGGTGATCTTCAAGGCTCCGGAAGGCGTTGAACTGAAGGCTGTTGATCCGCTGAAGATCACGATCTCCGGCATCGACAAGCAGAAGGTTGGCCAAGCTGCAGCAGAAATTCGCAAGTACAGGAAGCCTGAACCGTATAAGGGCAAGGGCATCAAGTACGCTGGCGAAATTGTGCGTCGCAAGCAAGGTAAGAAGACAGGTAAATAA
- the rplR gene encoding 50S ribosomal protein L18, giving the protein MTAIAKKRIQSRIARHERVRKSVVGTAECPRLAVRRSLSHMIAQIFDDENNKSVAQVTTASKEFQGKFGEMTKTEQAKQLGLQIAELAKSKGIESVVFDRGGYIYHGRVQALAEGAREGGLKF; this is encoded by the coding sequence ATGACTGCAATTGCTAAAAAAAGAATCCAGTCCAGAATCGCACGCCACGAACGCGTACGCAAGTCTGTTGTCGGAACTGCAGAATGCCCTCGTTTGGCTGTTCGCCGTTCCTTGTCTCACATGATTGCCCAGATCTTTGATGACGAAAACAACAAGTCTGTCGCTCAGGTCACCACAGCTTCCAAGGAATTCCAGGGTAAGTTTGGTGAAATGACGAAGACCGAACAGGCTAAGCAGCTCGGTCTCCAGATTGCTGAACTCGCCAAGTCCAAGGGCATTGAATCCGTGGTCTTCGACCGCGGCGGTTACATCTATCACGGTCGCGTTCAGGCTCTCGCTGAGGGAGCTCGTGAAGGCGGACTCAAATTCTAG
- the rpsE gene encoding 30S ribosomal protein S5, with translation MEREAQVSEFEDKVVHINRCAKTVKGGRRMSFSALVVVGNKNGKVGVGLGKAKEVSEAIRKGTEAAQRNIVEVQLLDGTIPHDIEVKSGSTRILLMPAAPGTGVIAGAAARAVLELAGVRNILTKIHGSSNPSTVVSACLEGLLSQKNKQDCAKLRGFEA, from the coding sequence TTGGAACGCGAAGCTCAAGTTTCTGAATTTGAAGACAAGGTTGTACACATCAACCGTTGCGCTAAGACCGTCAAGGGCGGCCGTCGCATGTCCTTCTCCGCTCTCGTTGTCGTTGGCAACAAGAACGGCAAGGTCGGTGTCGGTCTCGGCAAGGCTAAGGAAGTTTCCGAAGCTATCCGTAAGGGTACCGAAGCTGCCCAGAGAAACATCGTGGAAGTTCAGCTCCTCGATGGCACCATCCCGCACGACATCGAAGTGAAGAGCGGTTCTACCCGCATCCTCCTCATGCCGGCTGCTCCGGGTACTGGTGTTATCGCCGGTGCTGCTGCCCGTGCAGTTCTCGAACTCGCCGGTGTCCGCAACATCCTCACGAAGATTCACGGTTCTTCTAACCCGAGCACTGTCGTCAGCGCTTGCTTGGAAGGCCTGCTTTCTCAGAAGAACAAACAGGACTGCGCCAAGTTGCGTGGTTTTGAAGCCTAA
- the rpmD gene encoding 50S ribosomal protein L30 translates to MKKVRITLIKGIVRRLPVHRANVAALGLRKIGQTVEHNLTPSIQGMINAVKDMVKVEEI, encoded by the coding sequence ATGAAGAAAGTTCGTATTACTTTGATCAAGGGTATCGTCCGTCGCCTTCCGGTGCACCGCGCTAACGTGGCTGCACTCGGCCTCCGCAAGATCGGACAAACTGTTGAACACAATCTGACTCCGTCCATCCAGGGCATGATCAATGCCGTGAAGGACATGGTCAAGGTCGAGGAGATCTAA
- the rplO gene encoding 50S ribosomal protein L15, whose protein sequence is MELNTLNPGKAAKGKSRKRIGRGPGSGWGTTAGRGQKGAGARKSAKAGRVAFEGGQMPIHRRIPKRGFKHAGVEFQIVNLKRLAGVSVTDFDAKVLFDQGFIKNVELPVKVLAFGSIDKAINVKVNAISEKAKAAIEAAGGKVEII, encoded by the coding sequence ATGGAACTCAATACTCTCAATCCTGGCAAGGCTGCCAAGGGCAAGAGCCGCAAGCGCATTGGTCGTGGTCCGGGCTCTGGCTGGGGCACGACTGCCGGTCGTGGTCAGAAGGGTGCTGGTGCTCGTAAGAGCGCTAAGGCCGGTCGCGTCGCTTTCGAAGGCGGCCAGATGCCGATTCACCGTCGTATCCCGAAGCGCGGCTTCAAGCACGCTGGTGTTGAATTCCAGATCGTGAACCTGAAGCGCCTCGCTGGTGTCAGCGTTACTGATTTCGATGCCAAGGTCCTTTTCGACCAGGGCTTCATCAAGAACGTCGAACTGCCGGTCAAGGTCCTCGCTTTTGGTTCTATCGACAAGGCTATCAACGTAAAGGTTAACGCTATCAGCGAAAAGGCAAAGGCTGCCATTGAAGCTGCTGGCGGCAAAGTTGAGATCATCTAA
- the secY gene encoding preprotein translocase subunit SecY, whose amino-acid sequence MEAVTKAIGAFVNAFKIADLRKKILFTLGLLIVYRIGAHISIPGVNAAVLAEYFKNSNNLFGLYDSFTGGAFAKATVFALGIMPYISASIILQLMGSVIPAIQMLQKEGQEGRAKLNQYTRYFTVVLSALQGWGISMWLSNLKVTTAAGTGISVLSDNFSSGLGNVGFRLLATLTFTVGTIFLMYLGEQITSHGVGNGISLIIFAGIVGGLPRAIMAEGEMFVEGIQPLAIEFFILALVVVIVGFIVFVEQATRRIPLQSPRRTVGNKVLGGQASYLPFKVNTANVIPVIFASCIMFIPAMVASWFPNVSAMQAFASAFIPGHISYSIVDALLIIFFTFFYTAIQYNPNDIAENLKRSGGFIPGVRPGKQTAEYIDHVLTRISLPGSLYLALISVVPLHLKDALNMSFYIGGTSVLIVVGVALDTLRQLEAQLHTKNYEGFLKRGRIRGRMAS is encoded by the coding sequence ATGGAAGCAGTTACGAAAGCCATCGGTGCGTTCGTCAATGCGTTCAAAATCGCAGACCTGCGTAAAAAGATTCTTTTTACGCTTGGTCTTTTGATTGTTTATCGTATTGGCGCTCACATCTCCATCCCCGGAGTAAATGCTGCGGTTCTCGCAGAATACTTCAAAAATTCGAATAACCTGTTTGGCCTGTACGATTCGTTTACCGGCGGTGCATTCGCTAAGGCGACTGTATTTGCCCTCGGTATCATGCCGTACATCAGCGCAAGCATCATCCTCCAGTTGATGGGCTCGGTCATTCCAGCCATCCAGATGCTCCAGAAGGAGGGTCAGGAAGGTCGCGCTAAGCTGAATCAGTATACCCGATACTTCACGGTGGTCCTTTCCGCCTTGCAGGGATGGGGCATTTCTATGTGGCTTTCGAACCTCAAGGTGACGACGGCCGCCGGTACGGGAATCTCGGTCCTTTCCGACAATTTCTCGTCTGGTCTCGGCAACGTAGGCTTTCGTCTCCTTGCTACGTTAACCTTCACCGTAGGTACCATCTTCTTGATGTACCTTGGCGAGCAGATTACCTCGCACGGTGTGGGTAACGGTATTTCTCTTATCATTTTCGCCGGTATCGTCGGTGGCCTTCCGCGGGCCATTATGGCTGAAGGGGAAATGTTTGTTGAAGGCATCCAGCCGCTTGCGATCGAGTTTTTCATCTTGGCGCTCGTGGTTGTCATTGTCGGCTTCATCGTTTTCGTTGAGCAGGCGACCCGTCGCATTCCACTCCAAAGTCCTCGCAGGACCGTCGGAAACAAGGTCTTGGGTGGTCAGGCTAGCTATTTGCCTTTCAAGGTGAACACCGCTAACGTGATTCCCGTGATCTTTGCATCTTGCATCATGTTCATTCCGGCCATGGTTGCATCTTGGTTCCCGAACGTATCTGCGATGCAGGCTTTTGCTTCTGCATTTATTCCGGGACACATCTCCTACAGCATAGTAGATGCCCTCCTCATTATATTCTTCACCTTCTTCTATACGGCAATCCAGTACAACCCGAACGACATTGCCGAAAACCTCAAGAGAAGTGGTGGGTTTATTCCGGGAGTCCGTCCGGGTAAGCAGACAGCAGAATACATTGACCACGTTCTTACCAGAATTTCATTGCCTGGGTCTCTTTACCTCGCTTTAATCAGCGTCGTTCCCCTGCATTTGAAAGACGCTCTCAATATGAGTTTCTATATTGGGGGTACCTCGGTACTTATCGTGGTAGGTGTTGCTCTGGATACTCTTCGTCAGCTCGAAGCCCAGTTGCATACCAAGAATTATGAAGGTTTCTTGAAACGTGGCCGCATTCGCGGCAGGATGGCATCCTAG
- the infA gene encoding translation initiation factor IF-1: MAKEEGIQVEGVVLEALPNAFFRVQLGNGHEILAHVSGKMRRHFIRILPDDKVLVEISPYDLNRGRITYRYK, encoded by the coding sequence GTGGCTAAAGAAGAAGGTATACAAGTAGAAGGCGTTGTGTTGGAAGCTCTGCCCAACGCTTTCTTCCGTGTTCAACTCGGAAATGGTCACGAGATCCTCGCGCATGTTTCAGGAAAAATGCGCCGGCATTTCATTAGAATCTTGCCGGACGACAAAGTGTTGGTCGAGATTTCCCCGTACGATTTAAATCGCGGGCGAATTACTTACCGTTACAAGTAA
- the rpmJ gene encoding 50S ribosomal protein L36 — MKIKASIKPRCENCKIIRRKGVLRIICSKNPRHKQKQG, encoded by the coding sequence ATGAAAATCAAAGCCTCCATTAAACCCAGATGTGAAAACTGCAAGATCATCCGTCGCAAGGGTGTATTGCGCATCATCTGTTCTAAGAACCCGCGTCACAAGCAGAAGCAGGGATAA
- the rpsM gene encoding 30S ribosomal protein S13 encodes MARIAGVDLPKNKTVEYGLTAIYGVGLFTANKVCAQLGIDKNKKCDDLTEEEQGKIRHLLEDEYSVEGQLRAEVTLNIKRLQDIGCYRGIRHRKGLPVRGQRSRTNARTRKGPKKTVANKKK; translated from the coding sequence ATGGCACGTATCGCTGGTGTCGATTTACCGAAAAACAAGACTGTTGAATACGGTCTGACGGCAATCTATGGTGTCGGTCTGTTCACCGCTAACAAGGTCTGTGCTCAGTTGGGCATTGACAAGAACAAGAAGTGTGACGACCTGACTGAAGAAGAACAAGGTAAGATTCGTCATCTTTTGGAAGATGAATACTCTGTGGAAGGTCAGCTCCGCGCAGAAGTTACCTTGAACATCAAGCGTTTGCAGGACATTGGCTGCTATCGCGGCATCCGCCACCGCAAGGGCCTCCCGGTCCGCGGTCAGCGTTCCCGCACCAACGCCCGCACACGTAAGGGCCCCAAGAAGACTGTGGCTAACAAGAAGAAGTAA
- the rpsK gene encoding 30S ribosomal protein S11 → MKETAAAAAEAPAAAEEVKVKKGKKRIDIQGIACVFASFNNTIVSITDARGNVVAWGSPGNSGFKGSRKSTPFAAQLAAETAAHKAFDLGMRKVDVRVKGAGGGRESAVRALKNAGLEVLSIRDVTGIPHNGCRPKKKRRI, encoded by the coding sequence ATCAAGGAAACTGCTGCTGCCGCTGCTGAAGCTCCGGCTGCTGCTGAAGAAGTCAAGGTTAAGAAGGGCAAGAAGCGCATTGACATCCAGGGTATCGCCTGCGTGTTCGCTTCCTTCAACAATACAATCGTTTCTATCACCGACGCTCGCGGCAACGTGGTCGCTTGGGGTTCTCCGGGTAACTCCGGTTTCAAGGGCTCCCGCAAGAGCACGCCGTTTGCAGCCCAGCTCGCCGCTGAAACCGCTGCCCACAAGGCATTCGATCTCGGCATGCGCAAGGTGGACGTTCGCGTTAAGGGTGCTGGTGGCGGCCGTGAATCTGCCGTCCGCGCTCTCAAGAATGCGGGCCTCGAAGTTCTCTCTATTCGAGACGTGACGGGCATTCCGCACAATGGTTGCCGTCCTAAAAAGAAGAGAAGAATTTAA